A window from Prochlorococcus marinus CUG1435 encodes these proteins:
- a CDS encoding aspartate carbamoyltransferase: MGPDIYGSTHPQNLLSEIKERAEFLYELLDRHVISIDPFSKDCLLQLFRLAAKFESNPNRYISHNSPLKGKILINAFYEPSTRTRLSFDSAWHRLGGDSINITDKSSTGIAKGETHLDIAHMFNNYGDCVVLRESDNEAIFEMTKSLRIPIINAGNGIDEHPTQAMSDLYTIFKWRPHLVNKSIDDSEKITIGIIGVPSRMRTVRSLLKLFCKFPYFIKKIIVIYDDKSIDQNDLFDEGQLEQLIESGLKIELEKDMQKVLPSLDVTYINAIAWVGENYEVHGSAFKLHSELPFKKDSIILHPLARGPELSTSLDQTSKNWYFAQSRGAVFVRMALLTCLMDRTTRVMDVV; the protein is encoded by the coding sequence ATCGGACCTGATATTTACGGCTCCACTCATCCTCAGAATTTATTATCTGAAATAAAGGAAAGAGCGGAATTTCTATATGAGTTATTGGACAGGCATGTAATTTCCATAGACCCCTTCAGTAAAGATTGTCTTCTACAACTTTTCAGGCTGGCGGCAAAATTCGAAAGTAACCCAAATAGATATATTTCCCATAACAGTCCCCTCAAGGGAAAGATACTCATAAATGCCTTTTATGAACCAAGCACCAGAACAAGGTTATCGTTTGATAGCGCATGGCACAGGCTGGGTGGCGATTCAATAAATATCACCGATAAAAGTTCCACTGGAATTGCCAAGGGAGAAACCCATCTGGATATTGCTCATATGTTTAATAATTACGGAGACTGCGTTGTCCTCAGAGAAAGCGACAATGAGGCGATCTTTGAAATGACAAAATCATTGAGAATTCCAATAATCAATGCCGGTAACGGAATCGATGAACATCCCACTCAGGCGATGTCTGATCTTTACACGATTTTTAAATGGAGACCGCATCTGGTTAACAAATCAATTGATGATAGTGAAAAAATAACCATTGGTATCATTGGAGTTCCATCACGTATGAGAACAGTCAGATCTCTTCTGAAATTATTCTGCAAGTTTCCATATTTCATAAAAAAAATTATTGTAATTTACGATGACAAATCTATTGATCAGAACGATCTATTTGATGAAGGCCAGTTGGAACAACTTATTGAATCTGGTCTAAAGATTGAGCTGGAGAAGGATATGCAAAAAGTATTGCCTTCCCTAGACGTTACATATATAAATGCAATTGCATGGGTGGGAGAAAATTATGAAGTTCATGGAAGTGCATTTAAATTGCATAGTGAGTTGCCATTTAAAAAAGATTCCATAATATTGCATCCACTTGCTCGTGGTCCTGAATTGTCAACATCACTGGATCAAACCTCAAAAAATTGGTATTTTGCTCAGTCAAGAGGAGCAGTATTTGTAAGAATGGCATTACTTACCTGTCTGATGGATAGAACAACAAGAGTAATGGATGTCGTTTAA